GCGTCATTCCATGACATGGGAAGGCTCCGACACGGTGTTCTCGCCGCCGGGCGCGTCCGGCGCAGGGATATCCGCCGGAAGTCCCAGCTTTTGCCGCCACGCGGCCCGCTGCGCCGCGTCAAACACGAAAGAAAATTGCGGCGGCTGGTGGTTTTGCCGCAGCCATTCCTGGTGCAGCTCATGATAACTTTTGGTGCTTATTATGGCTTTGTCAAGAGCAAGGCGGCGCTGCACCGAATCAATATGCGCGGCCAGCCCCTCCAACTCCACCACATCTATGAAGGAAAGCGCGTCCAACTCCACTTCCACATCTTCAAGCCGCCAGGGCTCGCGCACCTTTTCGTAGCGGGCCGTCACCGTGTAGCCCAGCCCGGCCAGAATGGCGTGCAGGGTTGGGCCGTCCTCTACCGTCGTTTCCAGCTCCTCGCGCACCTTATAGTAGCCGGACGCGGGCGCGGGCCGCTTGAGGGTGAGCACATGGCGGGTACGGTCCGGCCATTCCTGACTGCGCAAACGCAGCAGGCGGCCGCTTTCCAGCAGGGCGCGGTCGGGCGCGTCAAAGACCCAGTTGCTCTCAAAATGCGCGCCCAGGCAGTGCGCGCCGCTGTCCGCCAGGGTCTGACGCAAGGCTTGTAAATCCACATGCAGATATTTACGTTCCACTTCCAGGGGCATGGCCGACCTCATTTGCGGTGAAACAAACGCTGCTGCAGGGCCGCGATGGTGCCCACGCCTCCCTGCCCTGCGGCCGGATGCAAAATGGGCTCGAACCCCAGACGGCGGGCCTGCTTCAAGCGCAGATCCTGCGCCGCCACGGGCCGCACCTGGCCGTTCAGGTCCACCTCGCCCCACAGCACGCACTTTTCCGGCAGGGCCACGTCATAATACGACGAAAGCACAGCGGCCACCAGCGCCAGATCCAGCCCCGGCTCAGTAAGTTTCATGCCGCCGCCCACCTTGGCATAAATGTCCACCTGACCGAAATTGAGCTTGAGGCGCTTTTCCAGCACGGCCAGCAGCAAATGCAGCCGCCCCACATCAAAACCCAGGGCGGCCCGCCGGGGAATGCTCAAAAAAGTGCGCGAAACCAG
This portion of the Desulfovibrio legallii genome encodes:
- a CDS encoding class IV adenylate cyclase translates to MPLEVERKYLHVDLQALRQTLADSGAHCLGAHFESNWVFDAPDRALLESGRLLRLRSQEWPDRTRHVLTLKRPAPASGYYKVREELETTVEDGPTLHAILAGLGYTVTARYEKVREPWRLEDVEVELDALSFIDVVELEGLAAHIDSVQRRLALDKAIISTKSYHELHQEWLRQNHQPPQFSFVFDAAQRAAWRQKLGLPADIPAPDAPGGENTVSEPSHVME